ACGAGACCATGTACATCATGAAGGGTGTGGGCTATATCGAGTTCGAGGACCATAAGGAGTTCTTCCAGATGGGCGACACCATCAGGATAGAGCCGAACGTGCCTCATACGATAGTTGCCACCGAGAACACAGTGCTGCATGAAGTATCCACTCCTTTCCTGGAAGATACTGTCAGGATCAAGGACTATTATAGCGTAAGATGAAGAGGCCTGTTACATGAAAGCGTTCATACTTTGCGGGGGAAGAGGGGAGAGGCTCAAGCCCATTACCGATAATGTCCCTAAACCTATGGTCCCGGTAGCAGGAAAACCCATACTGGAATACCAGATCGACCTTTTAAAGAAACACGGTGTCGACGAGGCCGTACTGCTGGTAGGCTGGCATGGCGAGGCGATAGAGAATTACTTCGGCGACGGCAGCAAGTTCGGCATGCATATCGAGTACTCTTATGAAGACCCGAATAACAGGCTGGGCACCGCCGGCCCGATAAAGGCCGCTAAGGATAAGATAGACGGGACTTTCATTGTGATGAACGGGGACATTATCTCCGACATGAACATCAGCGGCATCATAGCGTTCCATGTTGGAATGGATTCCTGGGGCACTATAAGCATGATAAACATGCCTTCACCGTACGGCATCATTGACCTGGACGGGACGAGGATTACAAAATTCAGGGAGAAGCCTGTGCTCCCGTATAAGATGAATGCCGGGCTTTATGTCCTGGAGCCGGAAGTGACGGAGTTCTTGCCGGACGTGGGATCCATCGAGACGGAGGTATTCCCGAAGCTTGCCGATCTCGGTAAATTACACGGCTTTGACTCCACGGGAATATACTGGAGCGACGTGGGCACCCATAAAGACCTTGATAAGGTAAATAAGGATGTGCTTTCCGGCGTGTTTAAGATCTGAAAATTTATTCTTTTTTAAGTCCTTTTGTGTTTTTAGGAAGATATTAATTATGCCTTTCCGGATGGCAGGTAGACTACTAACCTCACAGAAACACGGAAACACAAAAAAATTTTTATAAGATATTTTAAGGGCTCAAAAGCACCAAAAACTTACTCACTAAACCACAAAGGCTCCAGTATCACTGTCAACGCACTAACGTCTCAAACGCTCGACTCAACGCACCAAATTCTCTAATACACTAACGCTAAAACAAATCCCGAACCTCTCCAAACCACGAAAGTTTAATGGCCCGGTTTCCGTTTAACACTACTGAACAAACCGGATATGAAGATGATCAATAAGGCTTAGCACAAACCGCGATTTAAACTTCGTGGTTTGGAGAGGTTCGGGATTTGTTTTAGCGTTAGTGGTTTTGTGGACTTTAAGCGTTGAGTTGAGCGTTTGAGACGTTTGAGCGTTGACAGTGATACTGGAGCCTTTGTGGTTTAGTGAGTAAATTCTTAGAGACTTCGTGCTCTTAAAAAATCATAAAAAAATTTTTTGTGTTTCCGTGTTTCTGTGAGGTTTGTATCTACCTGCCATCCGAAAATAATAACCTGAAAAATCCAAAAATACAGAAGAACCTCTTTTTAATAACAACTATTTTTCTTCCATAAACTAATTGTAATATTACTTTTAATGTCTTATTATATTTCGATGACTATCCTATCGATGTTTGCTCAAATACTTACT
The DNA window shown above is from Methanooceanicella nereidis and carries:
- a CDS encoding nucleotidyltransferase family protein, whose amino-acid sequence is MKAFILCGGRGERLKPITDNVPKPMVPVAGKPILEYQIDLLKKHGVDEAVLLVGWHGEAIENYFGDGSKFGMHIEYSYEDPNNRLGTAGPIKAAKDKIDGTFIVMNGDIISDMNISGIIAFHVGMDSWGTISMINMPSPYGIIDLDGTRITKFREKPVLPYKMNAGLYVLEPEVTEFLPDVGSIETEVFPKLADLGKLHGFDSTGIYWSDVGTHKDLDKVNKDVLSGVFKI